From Hemitrygon akajei chromosome 19, sHemAka1.3, whole genome shotgun sequence, the proteins below share one genomic window:
- the thoc7 gene encoding THO complex subunit 7 homolog isoform X2, giving the protein MSVTDDEVIRKRLLIDGDGAGDDRRINLLLKSFIKWCNSGSQEEGYSQHQRMLGTLGQCEFSMGKTLLVYDMNLREMLNYEKISKDIESNISAAHDKISECKKQIQQAKRIRKNRQEYDALAKVIQQHPDRHETLQQLEALGKELEHLSHIKESVEDKLELRRKQFHVLLSTIHELQQTLEGDEKLSEGEDSPETRMEIQNGQ; this is encoded by the exons ATGTCGGTGACGGACG ATGAAGTTATACGCAAACGGCTTCTGATTGATGGAGATGGTGCTGGTGATGATCGGCGTATTAACCTGCTTCTGAAGAGCTTCATTAAATGGTGTAATTCTGGATCGCAGGAGGAGGG GTACAGTCAACATCAGCGAATGCTTGGCACATTGGGCCAGTGTGAGTTTTCTATGGGAAAAACATTGCTTGTGTATGATATGAACTTGAGGGAAATGCTCAACTATGAGAAAATATCTAAAGACATTg AAAGTAACATTTCAGCTGCTCATGACAAGATTTCAGAATGTAAAAAACAGATTCAACAAGCAAAGCGAATTCGAAAAAATCGGCAAg AATATGATGCATTGGCAAAAGTGATCCAGCAACATCCTGATAGACATGAAACTTTACA GCAATTGGAGGCCCTGGGTAAAGAACTTGAACATCTATCCCATATTAAAGAGAGTGTTGAAGATAAG cTTGAATTAAGAAGAAAACAGTTCCATGTTCTACTCAGCACAATACATGAGCTACAGCAAACACTAGAAG GTGATGAAAAATTGTCAGAAGGTGAGGACTCGCCAGAGACAAGAATGGAGATTCAAAATGGACAGTAG
- the thoc7 gene encoding THO complex subunit 7 homolog isoform X1 has product MECSIQDEVIRKRLLIDGDGAGDDRRINLLLKSFIKWCNSGSQEEGYSQHQRMLGTLGQCEFSMGKTLLVYDMNLREMLNYEKISKDIESNISAAHDKISECKKQIQQAKRIRKNRQEYDALAKVIQQHPDRHETLQQLEALGKELEHLSHIKESVEDKLELRRKQFHVLLSTIHELQQTLEGDEKLSEGEDSPETRMEIQNGQ; this is encoded by the exons atggaatgTTCTATAcaag ATGAAGTTATACGCAAACGGCTTCTGATTGATGGAGATGGTGCTGGTGATGATCGGCGTATTAACCTGCTTCTGAAGAGCTTCATTAAATGGTGTAATTCTGGATCGCAGGAGGAGGG GTACAGTCAACATCAGCGAATGCTTGGCACATTGGGCCAGTGTGAGTTTTCTATGGGAAAAACATTGCTTGTGTATGATATGAACTTGAGGGAAATGCTCAACTATGAGAAAATATCTAAAGACATTg AAAGTAACATTTCAGCTGCTCATGACAAGATTTCAGAATGTAAAAAACAGATTCAACAAGCAAAGCGAATTCGAAAAAATCGGCAAg AATATGATGCATTGGCAAAAGTGATCCAGCAACATCCTGATAGACATGAAACTTTACA GCAATTGGAGGCCCTGGGTAAAGAACTTGAACATCTATCCCATATTAAAGAGAGTGTTGAAGATAAG cTTGAATTAAGAAGAAAACAGTTCCATGTTCTACTCAGCACAATACATGAGCTACAGCAAACACTAGAAG GTGATGAAAAATTGTCAGAAGGTGAGGACTCGCCAGAGACAAGAATGGAGATTCAAAATGGACAGTAG